From Anopheles funestus chromosome 3RL, idAnoFuneDA-416_04, whole genome shotgun sequence, a single genomic window includes:
- the LOC125767782 gene encoding ubiquitin-conjugating enzyme E2-18 kDa isoform X2, with the protein MRGELADIRASGMKSFRDIIVDEANLLLWTGLIVPDNVPYNKGAFRIEINFPAEYPFKPPKISFKTKIYHPNIDEKGQVCLPIISAENWKPATKTDQVIQALIELVNDPEPEHPLRADLAEEFLKDRKKFTKNAEEHTRKHSEKRPE; encoded by the exons ATGAGGGGG GAGCTAGCAGACATCCGAGCATCGGGAATGAAATCTTTTCGTGACATTATTGTGGATGAAGCTAATTTACTACTATGGACTGGATTGATTGTACCG gaCAATGTTCCCTACAACAAGGGTGCTTTTAGAATAGAGATAAACTTCCCAGCCGAATACCCTTTCAAGCCACCAaagatttcttttaaaactaaaatatatCATCCAAACATAGATGAAAAGGGACAGGTGTGTCTGCCTATCATAAGTGCCGAGAATTGGAAACCGGCTACAAAAACAGATCAAG TTATTCAAGCACTGATAGAACTTGTTAACGATCCCGAGCCAGAACATCCTTTACGGGCAGATCTAGCTGAGGAATTTCTAAAAGATAGgaaaaaatttaccaaaaacgCCGAGGAACACACCAGGAAGCACAGCGAAAAGCGACCGGAGTGA
- the LOC125767754 gene encoding DNA replication ATP-dependent helicase/nuclease DNA2, which produces MKRRISPVIKPPSKILELDAKCVRPTEAGIALPVSNELNNNATNAELTMEWDDEWPDVEFDVKEKHFTLDLSTWKRCVVLNVEELRNTHVKVTLEDKRCKDKAICHLLPPWNMIEGIAPGLTISVLATKEHETSEHFVVNSDSGFFVMDSDILISGTTVVSSLFCQRRGVLQELFRISELENTQMIIGTLVHCIFQRCLLNKSCQSLKEIQTIAESVMKSRKIISSLHAAKMSIQEAFCLIEPYLEEIHIFIKKHLHLLPIDKQLSCENYRDSDKISICEINDIEENIWCHQLGIKGRIDATVSVVRDNATKREIMPLELKTGRATYSFEHLGQLALYEMMMELVGHDVTAGLLVYLRDGKCSRVASNRNMKRDLIMLRNEVTRFFSTWMIPYDIDNTNCVEAMPLKPTLPAPINNVRACAKCPYSTVCVALSKREHESRTNATKHEFSLIADTACEHLRNSDIDYFIRWTGLIYLEIKESSQSHSARNIWNLTPKERSENGWCIAGLTLCTPVHAIDDLYFHTFTLNEQPSNGFDPVAEKNKKVAQNIDTFQAGEYVICSTNKRVAVASGHVISHAGNELVVSFERDLSANYSGEQFILDQNVSFKSSGFDLSNLANLLSNDEAVARYRRIIIDREMPTFSDGILCKSMIPTAKEILKKLNRHQKQAALKAAATESYCLLKGLPGTGKTQTIVGLIRLLSLLGQSVLLTSNTHSAVDNILKRLLPFQELSFIRLGAMDRIDPSVRSFAESNLAENCTSPEKLAELYGKFQIVAVTCMGTGHPLITQRVFDYCIVDEATQVFQASIIRPLLRCKKFLLVGDPEQLPPVVKSATARSLGAAESLFHRLDQEGSYCILPTQYRMNRVLTKLANDFTYDGKLVCGNDVVANATLKLPNLQTVRRIYEVERWLMKAISNQMDLSAVIVNTGNTYQLNTSYQKLNETTSNNRYRVTKNFMKCTNISEAALVVYICQALLQAGVKRESIGIIAPFRAQVDLIRSKIRKLDGRYMASHVQDLQLPSNDDMIGSEKEVVENYASCIEVNTVDQYQGKDKKIIIFSCTKTTELATAPAAPDCEVRTDSSTYEILNDKRRLTVAITRAQEKIIIIGDRATLESYTTFRKLFNVTCKASNIHVVDKKDGFEWTNAFELLATLSE; this is translated from the exons ATGAAACGAAGAATCTCTCCAGTCATTAAACCTCCCAGTAAGATTTTGGAATTAGACGCAAAATGTGTTCGGCCAACTGAAGCCGGCATTGCCCTACCGGTCTCGAatgaattaaacaataatgcaACTAATGCTGAATTAACGATGGAGTGGGATGACGAATGGCCTGATGTAGAGTTCGATGTAAAAGAAAAG CATTTCACCTTGGACTTGTCAACATGGAAAAGGTGCGTAGTGTTAAACGTTGAGGAATTAAGAAATACGCATGTTAAAGTAACTTTAGAAGATAAACGATGTAAAGACAAAGCTATATGCCATCTTTTACCGCCATG GAACATGATTGAAGGCATCGCACCAGGGCTAACAATATCTGTGTTAGCTACCAAAGAACATGAAACTTCCGAACACTTTGTAGTAAATTCTGACAGCGGTTTCTTTGTCATGGATTCGGATATACTAATATCCGGTACCACAGTGGTGAGCTCACTGTTTTGCCAACGCCGTGGGGTTTTACAGGAATTGTTCCGCATATCCGAGTTAGAGAATACACAG ATGATTATTGGCACGTTAGTACATTGTATCTTTCAACGGTGTTTATTAAACAAATCCTGCCAATCactaaaagaaatacaaacaatTGCTGAATCTGTTATGAAATCCCGAAAAATTATTTCCTCACTGCATGCTGCGAAGATGAGCATCCAAGAAGCGTTTTGCTTAATAGAACCATATCTTGAGGAAATACACATTTTTATAAAGAAACATCTTCACCTCCTACCAATAGATAAACAATTGTCGTGCGAAAATTATCGTGATTCTGATAAAATTTCGATATGCGAGATAAATGACATTGAAGAAAACATCTGGTGCCATCAACTAGGAATAAAGGGCAGGATTGATGCAACGGTTTCCGTAGTTCGTGATAATGCTACTAAACGTGAAATAATGCCATTGGAATTGAAAACGGGTCGAGCAACGTATTCTTTCGAACACCTCGGACAGTTGGCGTTATACGAAATGATGATGGAACTTGTTGGTCACGACGTTACTGCCGGCCTGCTGGTTTACTTGCGGGATGGAAAATGTAGCCGTGTAGCATCAAACCGCAACATGAAGCGGGATTTGATTATGTTACGAAATGAAGTTACCCGATTTTTTAGTACGTGGATGATTCCATATGATATAGATAACACGAACTGTGTCGAAGCAATGCCGCTGAAACCTACACTGCCAGCACCTATCAATAATGTACGAGCATGTGCGAAATGTCCATACAGCACGGTTTGCGTCGCTTTATCTAAACGAGAACATGAATCTCGCACCAATGCTACAAAACATGAATTTTCGTTGATTGCAGACACAGCGTGCGAGCATCTAAGAAACAGTGACATTGATTACTTCATTCGGTGGACTGGATTGATCTATCTGGAGATAAAAGAATCATCTCAGT CCCACTCTGCACGAAATATTTGGAATTTAACGCCCAAGGAACGATCAGAAAATGGTTGGTGTATTGCTGGGCTTACTCTCTGTACACCGGTGCATGCTATAGATGACTTATACTTTCACACGTTTACATTGAATGAACAACCTTCAAATGGTTTTGACCCTGTtgcggaaaaaaataaaaaagtggcTCAAAACATTGATACTTTTCAAGCAGGCGAGTATGTTATATGCAGCACTAATAAACGGGTTGCCGTTGCATCTGGGCACGTTATCAGTCATGCTGGTAATGAACTAGTTGTATCCTTTGAACGTGACTTGTCGGCTAACTATAGTGGGGAACAATTCATTCTCGATCAGAACGTATCTTTCAAATCATCAGGATTCGATTTATCGAATTTAGCTAATCTCCTCAGCAACGATGAGGCAGTGGCACGATATCGCAG gATTATTATCGATCGTGAAATGCCGACTTTCTCAGATGGAATACTTTGCAAGTCGATGATTCCCACAGCCAaagaaattctaaaaaaattgaatcgcCACCAAAAACAGGCAGCACTGAAAGCGGCTGCTACCGAGTCCTACTGTTTGTTAAAGGGTTTGCCTGGTACTGGGAAAACTCAGACTATTGTTGGTCTGATTCGGTTGTTATCACTCCTTGGCCAATCTGTTCTACTGACTAGCAACACGCATTCTGCAGTTGACAATATATTAAAAAGATTACTACCTTTCCAAGAGCTAAGCTTCATTCGACTAGGAGCAATGGATCGAATCGACCCATCTGTACGATCATTTGCAGAGTCAAATCTAGCTGAGAACTGCACTAGCCCGGAAAAATTGGCAGAGTTATATGGAAAGTTT CAAATAGTCGCGGTAACATGTATGGGAACGGGTCATCCATTGATCACTCAACGTGTATTCGATTATTGCATCGTAGATGAAGCAACGCAAGTTTTTCAAGCTAGTATCATACGCCCTTTGCTGCGCTGTAAGAAATTTCTGTTAGTAGGAGACCCAGAACAGCTTCCTCCTGTGGTTAAATCTGCTACAGCACG GTCTCTTGGAGCTGCAGAAAGTCTGTTCCATCGATTGGATCAGGAGGGTTCCTATTGCATACTTCCAACACAGTATAGAATGAATCGCGTTTTAACGAAGTTAGCTAACGATTTTACTTATGACGGTAAACTGGTATGTGGGAATGACGTGGTAGCTAATGCCACGCTCAAACTTCCCAATCTGCAAACTGTTCGTAGGATATACGAAGTCGAAAGATGGCTAATGAAAGCGATATCAAACCAAATGGACTTATCGGCTGTCATTGTGAATACTGGTAATACGTATCAATTAAATACCAGCTATCAGAAATTGAACGAAACAACGTCCAATAATCGATATCGTGTTACGAAAAACTTTATGAAATGTACAAACATTTCAGAAGCTGCACTGGTGGTATACATTTGCCAAGCATTGCTTCAAGCTGGTGTTAAACGCGAATCGATTGGCATAATAGCACCTTTTCGTGCACAGGTGGATTTAATACGAAGCAAAATACGGAAACTAGATGGCAGATATATGGCCAGCCATGTTCAAGATTTGCAGTTGCCCTCGAACGACGATATGATAGGAAGTGAAAAAGAAGTTGTCGAAAACTATGCATCCTGCATCGAGGTCAACACGGTGGACCAATATCaaggaaaggataaaaag ATCATAATATTTTCCTGTACAAAGACAACTGAACTTGCCACTGCGCCGGCGGCGCCTGATTGTGAGGTCAGGACAGACAGCAGCAcctatgaaattttaaacgaCAAACGGAGACTGACCGTGGCGATCACTAGAGCAcaagaaaaaatcattattattgGCGATCGAGCAACACTTGAATCGTATACTACCTTTCGTAAGTTATTTAATGTGACATGTAAAGCAAGCAACATTCACGTTGTGGACAAAAAAGATGGCTTTGAATGGACCAATGCGTTTGAATTGCTTGCAACGTTGTCCGAATGA
- the LOC125767784 gene encoding coiled-coil domain-containing protein 86, with protein sequence MQSSTELSSSELPGNVAKKVTSQSSENNAAEVESIRGKPKSGRIWKTRKERFATIKRSLPGKTHAQQIAYRNEIKQIKQLSNSIKETRRRENEEKRLRREENTRRRLENARKSEVVQIIKNPAKLKRMRKKQLRMVEKRDLSNLNVV encoded by the exons ATGCAATCTAGTACTGAGCTTTCGTCCAGCGAACTACCTGGAAATGTAGCGAAAAAGGTTACTTCACAGAGTTCTGAGAATAACGCGGCAGAGGTGGAATCGATTAGAGGAAAGCCGAAGTCGGGTAGAATATGGAAAACTCGCAAAGAACG ATTTGCTACGATAAAAAGGAGCCTTCCTGGCAAAACACACGCTCAACAAATAGCttatagaaatgaaataaagcaGATCAAACAACTTTCCAATTCTATTAAGGAAACAAGGCGCCgtgagaatgaagaaaaacgtcTCCGGCGGGAGGAGAATACCCGAAGAAGGTTGGAAAATGCAAGAAAGTCGGAAGTCGtacaaataatcaaaaacCCTGCGAAGTTGAAACGGATGCGGAAAAAACAATTACGTATGGTTGAAAAGCGCGATTTAAGCAATTTGAACGTAGTGTAA
- the LOC125767782 gene encoding ubiquitin-conjugating enzyme E2-18 kDa isoform X3 produces the protein MKSFRDIIVDEANLLLWTGLIVPDNVPYNKGAFRIEINFPAEYPFKPPKISFKTKIYHPNIDEKGQVCLPIISAENWKPATKTDQVIQALIELVNDPEPEHPLRADLAEEFLKDRKKFTKNAEEHTRKHSEKRPE, from the exons ATGAAATCTTTTCGTGACATTATTGTGGATGAAGCTAATTTACTACTATGGACTGGATTGATTGTACCG gaCAATGTTCCCTACAACAAGGGTGCTTTTAGAATAGAGATAAACTTCCCAGCCGAATACCCTTTCAAGCCACCAaagatttcttttaaaactaaaatatatCATCCAAACATAGATGAAAAGGGACAGGTGTGTCTGCCTATCATAAGTGCCGAGAATTGGAAACCGGCTACAAAAACAGATCAAG TTATTCAAGCACTGATAGAACTTGTTAACGATCCCGAGCCAGAACATCCTTTACGGGCAGATCTAGCTGAGGAATTTCTAAAAGATAGgaaaaaatttaccaaaaacgCCGAGGAACACACCAGGAAGCACAGCGAAAAGCGACCGGAGTGA
- the LOC125767760 gene encoding probable ATP-dependent RNA helicase DDX10, whose translation MGKIRENKKYVNYARKNKFKKNQSSRTWTDNNDAKHNSSEDVDQLCFPQQKLKRFKRSKLQFSISEEEEEIKILSQRYSKEATRATATIETFKDFPISKKTLAGLNEGNFTKPTIIQRESIFPALCGKDIVAAARTGSGKTLAFVIPILERLFVEKWSHMDGLGALIITPTRELATQIFETTVQVARHHDFTAGLLIGGQNLKIERNRLHNLNIVIGTPGRLLQHMDENPLFDTTNLKILVLDEADRCLDMGFAAAMNSIIENLPDVRQTLLFSATQTNSVRELARVKLTTPTRIAPHEHEQIATPDKLRQSYVIVDLHVKLTMLWSFLHTHPKQKIIIFFSTCKQVKYYYQVFKRLRPASLLLPLYGGMNQEKRNKMYTEFCKKKTNVCLMATDVASRGLDFPNVHWVVQMDCPEDVVQYIHRAGRTARLNTSGENLLVLLPHEAHAMLHLLENSKIPIKQIKIDERQLFSPLAKIQSILAQFPELKECAKRAFVAYVKSVAKMKNREVFQVQKLNLDEFARSLGLSITPRVRFISQKSNRGNQSKFISNLDNKSSTMPVVETRDSSEEDDQDVDDFLQVKRIDNDLECSTNVELKTITENSQTPTNVNQGNAAKKRMSKSKLMKKSLITSKRTVFDDDGKPDTCADSKEDDIYDLTEARLRLEREDAEDKKRYKALKKAKRITLKKKERQQKGNDVYAAADDFGSESDASVNLDWLPDPDKVYGVKENLSKTGQLAKDPLESRSETRKRKLLQNSRELTLNDTEQLVMNLLN comes from the coding sequence ATGGGTAAAATACGCGAAAATAAGAAATACGTTAATTATGCCAGAAAAAATAAGTTCAAAAAGAATCAATCGTCCCGTACATGGACAGATAATAACGACGCGAAACATAATTCCAGTGAAGATGTGGATCAATTATGTTTCCCACAACAAAAACTGAAGCGGTTCAAGCGATCCAAGTTGCAGTTTTCCATCAgtgaagaggaggaagaaatcaaaatattGTCTCAGCGTTACTCTAAAGAAGCAACACGTGCTACCGCAACAATCGAAACATTCAAAGATTTCCCCATTTCAAAGAAAACTCTCGCTGGTTTAAATGAGGGAAATTTTACCAAACCTACCATCATACAGCGAGAATCTATTTTTCCTGCATTGTGTGGTAAAGATATCGTTGCAGCAGCGAGGACAGGCAGTGGCAAAACGTTAGCATTCGTAATTCCCATCTTGGAACGACTATTTGTAGAAAAATGGTCCCACATGGATGGTCTAGGGGCACTCATAATAACTCCTACACGAGAACTAGCCACACAAATATTCGAAACGACGGTGCAAGTTGCAAGACATCACGATTTTACCGCAGGCCTGCTGATCGGTggacaaaatttgaaaattgagCGAAATCGACTACACAACTTAAATATCGTAATAGGCACGCCGGGTCGTTTGCTACAACATATGGATGAGAATCCTTTATTTGATACaactaatttgaaaattctGGTTCTGGATGAAGCCGACAGATGCCTGGACATGGGATTTGCAGCGGCAATGAATTCCATCATAGAAAACCTTCCGGATGTTCGTCAGACTTTACTGTTTTCTGCAACACAGACAAATTCGGTCCGTGAGTTAGCTCGGGTCAAGCTGACCACACCCACCCGTATTGCTCCACACGAGCATGAGCAAATAGCCACTCCTGACAAGTTGCGGCAAAGCTACGTGATAGTAGATCTACATGTTAAATTAACTATGTTATGGTCATTTCTACATACCCATCCAAAGCAAAAAATCATCATATTCTTTTCCACTTGCAAACAAGTCAAATATTACTATCAAGTTTTTAAAAGACTGCGTCCTGCGTCGTTGCTCCTTCCTTTGTATGGCGGAATGAATCAAGAAAAGCGTAACAAGATGTATACCGAGttctgcaaaaagaaaacaaatgtgtGCCTCATGGCAACGGACGTAGCATCGCGAGGACTTGATTTCCCCAACGTACACTGGGTGGTACAAATGGACTGCCCTGAAGATGTTGTTCAGTACATTCATAGAGCCGGACGAACAGCAAGGTTAAACACTAGTGGAGAAAATCTTCTCGTATTATTGCCGCATGAGGCACACGCCATGTTACATTTGctagaaaacagcaaaatacCCATAAAGCAGATAAAAATTGACGAACGACAATTGTTTTCACCCCTGgcaaaaattcaatcaatcctCGCGCAGTTTCCTGAACTAAAAGAATGCGCCAAGCGAGCATTTGTCGCTTACGTAAAATCAGTCGCCAAGATGAAAAATAGAGAGGTTTTTCAAGTCCAAAAATTAAACCTCGATGAATTCGCACGATCATTGGGATTAAGCATTACACCCCGTGTACGGTTTATTTCGCAGAAGTCAAACAGAGGAAACCAATCGAAATTCATTTCCAACTTAGATAACAAAAGTTCAACCATGCCGGTGGTGGAAACTAGAGATAGCAGTGAGGAAGATGATCAGGATGTAGACGATTTTCTACAAGTAAAGCGCATCGATAACGATTTGGAATGTTCAACTAATGTCGAACTAAAAACCATAACGGAAAATTCTCAAACTCCAACTAATGTGAATCAAGGAAATGCAGCAAAGAAACGAATGTCTAAGAGCAAACTAATGAAGAAGTCGTTGATCACTAGCAAACGAACCGTATTCGACGATGATGGCAAGCCTGATACATGCGCTGATAGCAAAGAAGATGATATTTATGATTTAACGGAGGCCCGTTTAAGGCTTGAACGGGAAGATGCAGAAGATAAGAAGCGCTACAAAGCgttaaagaaagcaaaacgcaTTACACTAAAGAAAAAGGAACgccaacaaaaaggaaatgatgtTTACGCTGCGGCTGACGATTTCGGCAGTGAAAGCGATGCTAGTGTAAATCTTGATTGGCTTCCAGATCCGGACAAAGTGTATGGCGTAAAAGAAAATCTAAGTAAAACCGGACAACTTGCAAAGGATCCACTCGAATCACGTTCCGAGACGAGAAAACGGAAGTTGTTGCAAAATTCTCGTGAATTAACTTTGAACGATACAGAACAATTGGTAAtgaatttgttaaattaa
- the LOC125767782 gene encoding ubiquitin-conjugating enzyme E2-18 kDa isoform X1 codes for MAATRRLQKELADIRASGMKSFRDIIVDEANLLLWTGLIVPDNVPYNKGAFRIEINFPAEYPFKPPKISFKTKIYHPNIDEKGQVCLPIISAENWKPATKTDQVIQALIELVNDPEPEHPLRADLAEEFLKDRKKFTKNAEEHTRKHSEKRPE; via the exons ATGGCAGCCACAAGGAGATTGCAAAAA GAGCTAGCAGACATCCGAGCATCGGGAATGAAATCTTTTCGTGACATTATTGTGGATGAAGCTAATTTACTACTATGGACTGGATTGATTGTACCG gaCAATGTTCCCTACAACAAGGGTGCTTTTAGAATAGAGATAAACTTCCCAGCCGAATACCCTTTCAAGCCACCAaagatttcttttaaaactaaaatatatCATCCAAACATAGATGAAAAGGGACAGGTGTGTCTGCCTATCATAAGTGCCGAGAATTGGAAACCGGCTACAAAAACAGATCAAG TTATTCAAGCACTGATAGAACTTGTTAACGATCCCGAGCCAGAACATCCTTTACGGGCAGATCTAGCTGAGGAATTTCTAAAAGATAGgaaaaaatttaccaaaaacgCCGAGGAACACACCAGGAAGCACAGCGAAAAGCGACCGGAGTGA